From a single Thermoanaerobaculum aquaticum genomic region:
- a CDS encoding thiol-disulfide oxidoreductase DCC family protein translates to MRYSAEEQASSWQVVFDGSCTLCRVSSQFLAKKLAGLPVVFVDGHAAGLSAREFTEMRVCTPEGEELRGFPAVVRLLALRGRWPWLWKALLRPPFLTIGNWGYRLVARFRHRLFSR, encoded by the coding sequence GTGAGGTACTCCGCAGAGGAGCAGGCAAGCTCGTGGCAGGTGGTTTTCGACGGCAGCTGTACCCTGTGCCGGGTAAGCTCCCAGTTTCTGGCCAAAAAGCTGGCCGGGTTACCGGTGGTGTTTGTGGACGGGCACGCTGCCGGGTTGTCCGCCCGGGAGTTCACAGAAATGAGGGTGTGCACCCCCGAAGGCGAGGAGCTTCGGGGCTTTCCCGCGGTGGTGAGGCTTTTGGCCCTCCGTGGGCGCTGGCCCTGGCTGTGGAAGGCTTTGCTGAGGCCTCCGTTCTTGACCATTGGCAACTGGGGCTACCGGCTGGTGGCGAGGTTCCGGCACCGCTTGTTTTCCCGCTAA
- a CDS encoding DUF5666 domain-containing protein, which translates to MNLVASFSGYRPVRRTYGRHWPFIAVMVLFLLSLAIGALAHNHPQREGKLVGKVEALPPDGLVGDWTVAGVVVHVTAETEIDQEHGQVQVGGVVKIEGTFRTDGSLDAKEVEVLANPGPVTPPADSKVFGVVKLQPTAAAPVEAEGVALIRVFKLGDTVVREDFKVGVEHLLPEHMYDVFVDGVHAGAISTDGEGEGHLFLSTASLPGAEPLPPELSPLLDRQQVEVRDGSTVILTGNFADARWDGGGHPQREYLAVAPLASSEGVVMGLGVAEIKESKQTLKLAAFFLPATAPVTVVVDEQELGTVQTQANGYIHVIFSTQPEDDQLPLPEASLPVSSWQKLELRDASGEVLLSGEFMPTARPGTATAPGQVRRYLGRPHR; encoded by the coding sequence ATGAATCTCGTCGCCAGCTTTTCAGGGTATCGGCCAGTTCGGCGGACGTACGGTCGCCACTGGCCCTTTATTGCCGTCATGGTGCTTTTCCTGTTGAGCCTGGCCATCGGTGCCTTGGCCCACAACCACCCGCAGCGGGAGGGCAAGCTGGTGGGAAAGGTGGAAGCCCTTCCCCCTGACGGGCTGGTGGGGGACTGGACGGTGGCAGGGGTGGTGGTGCACGTGACCGCCGAAACCGAAATTGACCAGGAACACGGACAGGTGCAAGTGGGCGGCGTGGTGAAAATTGAGGGTACTTTCCGCACCGATGGTTCTCTGGACGCCAAGGAAGTGGAGGTCCTGGCCAACCCGGGACCGGTGACGCCGCCGGCGGACAGCAAGGTCTTTGGGGTCGTTAAGCTCCAGCCCACCGCCGCTGCTCCCGTGGAGGCGGAAGGGGTCGCTCTCATCCGGGTATTTAAGCTCGGTGACACCGTGGTCCGCGAGGACTTCAAGGTAGGCGTGGAGCACCTCTTGCCGGAGCACATGTACGACGTCTTCGTGGATGGCGTGCACGCCGGAGCCATTTCCACCGATGGAGAAGGGGAAGGGCATCTCTTCCTTTCCACCGCGTCCCTGCCGGGGGCGGAGCCGTTGCCGCCCGAACTTTCGCCGCTGTTGGACCGGCAACAAGTGGAGGTGCGCGACGGCAGCACCGTGATCCTTACCGGGAACTTTGCCGATGCTCGCTGGGACGGCGGCGGCCATCCCCAGCGCGAATACCTGGCGGTAGCCCCCCTGGCCTCCTCCGAAGGCGTGGTGATGGGCCTGGGGGTTGCGGAAATCAAGGAAAGCAAGCAAACGCTGAAGTTGGCCGCGTTTTTCCTGCCAGCCACGGCGCCGGTGACGGTGGTGGTGGACGAGCAGGAGCTAGGAACCGTGCAGACCCAGGCCAATGGGTACATCCATGTGATCTTCTCCACCCAGCCGGAGGATGACCAGTTGCCGCTTCCCGAGGCGTCCTTGCCGGTGTCTTCCTGGCAAAAGCTGGAGCTGCGTGATGCTTCGGGCGAAGTGTTGCTTTCGGGTGAGTTTATGCCCACGGCGCGTCCCGGCACCGCCACCGCCCCTGGCCAAGTGCGGCGGTACTTGGGGAGGCCTCACCGTTAA
- a CDS encoding PIG-L deacetylase family protein, producing METRILTVFAHPDDAEALAGGTLVTMVSKGAKVYLCIVTDGDKGTHDDSDPKERVIARRREEQTRAAAMLGAEVIWLGYEDGMVQPTLELRKDLVRVIRQVRPHIVLTHDPTVWFRHGAYINHPDHRAVGQAAVEALYPAVKKAGIFPELAAAGFAPHVPEELWLAGTDEPNRFFDIAPVFEQKMALLACHASQFPLEKAQVVFCRLAEEAGRPQGLEAAESFRVIRLGPRTVDLLAAQFSSPGEPEE from the coding sequence ATGGAAACGCGAATTTTGACGGTATTTGCTCATCCCGATGACGCTGAAGCCCTTGCTGGTGGCACATTGGTCACCATGGTCAGCAAAGGGGCTAAGGTTTACCTTTGCATCGTCACCGACGGCGACAAAGGCACCCACGATGACAGCGACCCCAAAGAGCGGGTGATCGCCCGGCGGCGGGAGGAACAAACCCGGGCGGCAGCCATGCTGGGCGCCGAGGTAATCTGGCTGGGTTACGAAGACGGCATGGTCCAGCCAACCTTGGAGCTGCGCAAAGATCTGGTGCGGGTTATCCGTCAGGTGCGGCCCCACATCGTGCTCACCCACGACCCTACCGTTTGGTTTCGGCACGGGGCCTACATCAACCACCCCGACCACCGGGCGGTAGGGCAGGCGGCCGTGGAGGCCCTCTATCCGGCGGTGAAAAAAGCGGGCATCTTTCCGGAGCTGGCCGCGGCGGGGTTTGCCCCCCACGTGCCGGAGGAGCTCTGGCTTGCCGGCACCGACGAGCCCAACCGCTTTTTCGACATTGCCCCCGTCTTCGAGCAAAAGATGGCCCTGCTGGCCTGCCATGCTTCCCAGTTCCCGCTGGAAAAGGCGCAGGTGGTGTTTTGCCGGCTGGCGGAAGAAGCAGGTCGCCCGCAAGGCTTGGAGGCCGCCGAGAGCTTCCGGGTCATTCGCCTGGGGCCCCGCACCGTGGACCTCCTGGCCGCCCAGTTTTCCTCCCCAGGCGAACCCGAGGAATAG
- a CDS encoding alpha/beta fold hydrolase: MVKTTPGVTGTSLSTTTKDGVQLALHRWGDPDAPAVLLLTGAFSNHTFWLGTRGVGFARFLAEQGFCAYVLDFRGHGQSQRKPPGARWCFEDWAVHDIPAALEVASRGDPLRIVTHSAAGAAALTALALMPRLAEKVAKLAILATPYPSLRSYRRFTARFAVFLCHRLGRFPARFLRFGPEDEDGGIMAQWLQWNLNGAWVTRGGVSVLSHLPSLSFPVLLVAGAGDWLWSPPPLCQRLWQMIPAESKEFWVVGEDDGCPIRPGHVSLVTHPECRRLFWPRLAAWLQ; this comes from the coding sequence ATGGTGAAAACAACCCCGGGTGTCACCGGCACGTCTCTTTCCACCACCACCAAGGACGGCGTGCAACTAGCCCTTCACCGCTGGGGAGATCCTGATGCTCCGGCGGTGCTGCTTTTGACCGGTGCTTTCTCCAACCACACCTTTTGGCTGGGCACCCGGGGGGTGGGATTTGCTCGTTTCCTGGCCGAGCAAGGTTTCTGCGCTTACGTCCTGGACTTTCGCGGTCACGGCCAATCCCAGCGCAAACCGCCGGGAGCCCGGTGGTGCTTCGAGGATTGGGCGGTGCACGATATCCCCGCAGCGCTGGAGGTGGCATCCAGAGGAGATCCGCTGCGGATCGTCACCCACTCGGCGGCAGGAGCAGCAGCGCTCACCGCGCTGGCGCTTATGCCTCGCTTGGCGGAAAAGGTGGCAAAGCTTGCCATCTTGGCCACTCCGTACCCCTCGCTTCGAAGCTACCGACGCTTCACCGCCCGCTTTGCCGTTTTTCTCTGCCACCGACTGGGGCGCTTCCCCGCTCGCTTTTTGCGCTTTGGGCCCGAGGACGAAGATGGGGGCATCATGGCCCAATGGCTACAGTGGAACCTCAACGGGGCATGGGTCACCCGCGGAGGAGTTTCGGTGCTTTCTCATCTGCCGAGCTTGTCGTTTCCCGTCTTGCTGGTTGCCGGTGCCGGGGACTGGTTGTGGTCCCCACCCCCGCTCTGCCAAAGGCTCTGGCAGATGATTCCGGCTGAAAGCAAGGAGTTCTGGGTGGTGGGCGAAGATGATGGTTGCCCGATAAGGCCAGGCCACGTCAGCCTCGTCACCCACCCCGAGTGCCGGCGGCTCTTTTGGCCGCGCCTGGCTGCCTGGCTTCAGTAA
- a CDS encoding AZOBR_p60025 family cell surface glycopolymer formation protein, with the protein MRWLEKAVAAGTKKQVLAFLAVAMLVFWGVVGHTLAVVKYAGDWRGFFRLGSGFYHPAVMQDVPRDSPWGYDGQFYAALAADPWLCNPETQKALDNPSYRAQRMLLPALAWVLALGNGHAALWWYLALVWLLALGSVLIVAWWLMRTGVPVLWALPLPVTAGLVTSLTRATPDGAAVTLLLGALLALEWRKWGWGGAFLAAAVLARETTLLLVPAVVWWQWREQHLRRGVLLVIPALVAFFGWRVYLHLQVGSAFSTKDLANFGFPLAWLPWKIRQVFAAADINGVEVLGLVALLATVGSLAFAVHPGMGLWELAYLAFGLLGLVLGPSVITEAYAYSRVLLVLSFLAVVLAVKAQLVWRKTALFAVPVLWGLLGLVLVRGEMIPHGGVIPVFKALLIHLARL; encoded by the coding sequence ATGCGCTGGCTTGAGAAGGCTGTGGCGGCAGGGACAAAAAAACAGGTGCTGGCGTTTTTGGCCGTGGCGATGCTGGTGTTTTGGGGTGTTGTGGGCCACACCCTGGCGGTTGTGAAATACGCTGGCGATTGGCGCGGCTTTTTCCGCCTGGGAAGCGGGTTTTACCACCCTGCGGTGATGCAGGACGTTCCCCGGGATAGCCCCTGGGGTTACGATGGGCAGTTTTACGCCGCGTTAGCTGCCGACCCGTGGCTTTGTAATCCCGAAACCCAAAAGGCTTTGGATAACCCCTCCTACCGCGCCCAGCGCATGCTTTTGCCCGCTTTGGCTTGGGTTTTGGCTTTGGGCAACGGTCATGCAGCACTTTGGTGGTATTTAGCCTTGGTTTGGCTTTTGGCGCTTGGCTCTGTGCTGATCGTGGCTTGGTGGCTTATGCGCACCGGTGTCCCGGTTCTTTGGGCCCTGCCGCTTCCGGTAACGGCGGGTTTAGTTACCTCGCTTACCCGGGCCACCCCGGACGGTGCAGCGGTGACGCTGTTGCTGGGTGCTCTCCTGGCTTTGGAGTGGCGAAAATGGGGTTGGGGTGGCGCTTTTCTTGCTGCCGCCGTGCTGGCCCGGGAGACCACGCTGCTGCTGGTGCCGGCGGTGGTGTGGTGGCAGTGGCGGGAACAACACCTGCGGCGGGGTGTTTTGCTTGTCATTCCCGCCCTGGTAGCGTTTTTCGGCTGGCGGGTGTACCTGCACTTGCAGGTGGGTTCCGCCTTCTCCACGAAAGATCTGGCCAACTTTGGGTTTCCGCTGGCCTGGCTTCCCTGGAAGATCCGCCAGGTGTTTGCCGCTGCCGATATCAACGGGGTGGAGGTCCTGGGTCTCGTGGCTCTGCTGGCTACCGTGGGTTCTCTGGCTTTCGCGGTCCATCCCGGCATGGGCCTGTGGGAGCTAGCCTACCTGGCCTTTGGGCTCTTGGGGTTGGTTTTGGGTCCCAGCGTCATCACCGAGGCGTACGCGTACTCCCGGGTGCTGCTGGTCTTGTCGTTTCTGGCGGTGGTACTGGCCGTAAAAGCCCAGTTGGTTTGGAGGAAGACCGCGCTTTTTGCCGTGCCGGTTCTTTGGGGGCTGTTGGGCCTGGTGCTGGTTCGTGGCGAAATGATCCCCCACGGGGGTGTCATTCCCGTCTTCAAAGCTCTTCTCATCCATCTTGCCCGGCTTTAG
- the priA gene encoding replication restart helicase PriA codes for VLLASATPALETVWLAQQGKVTLLELPERVSGDRLPQVEVVDLAKAPPEPGEHGRRWFSPRLLELLQATLERGEQAILLVNRRGWAPVLLCRDCGHTMPCRDCAIPLTLHRRPGKLVCHYCGYTVEPPTACPRCGGGLLEDVGAGTEKIAAKLAERFPQAVVGILDRDTARTPAQLMATLERFARGDIQVLVGTQMVSKGHHFPRVTLTAVINADNLLGFPDFRGAERTFQLLTQVAGRAGRGDRPGLVVFQTYHPDHYAIAAAAQHDVKRFVEGELAYRRAFRYPPFYRLALVRFESTREVAAIKAAEQAARNVPRAAGLHLLGPTSAPIPRLRGRYRVHFLLLASRRQLLRQALTAVTGSKLPAGVRRIVDVDPLSTV; via the coding sequence GTGCTTTTGGCTTCCGCCACCCCAGCTCTGGAAACCGTATGGCTGGCCCAGCAGGGGAAGGTCACGCTTTTGGAGCTTCCCGAGCGGGTGAGCGGCGACCGTCTGCCCCAGGTGGAGGTGGTGGACCTGGCCAAGGCCCCGCCCGAGCCCGGGGAGCACGGCCGGCGCTGGTTTTCCCCTCGGCTTTTGGAGCTTTTGCAGGCGACGCTTGAGCGCGGGGAGCAGGCCATCCTCCTGGTGAACCGGCGGGGTTGGGCTCCGGTGTTGCTCTGTCGCGATTGCGGGCACACCATGCCCTGCCGGGACTGCGCCATCCCCCTCACCCTGCACCGGCGCCCTGGGAAGCTGGTGTGTCACTACTGCGGCTATACGGTGGAGCCACCCACGGCGTGCCCTCGCTGCGGCGGTGGGCTGCTGGAGGACGTGGGGGCCGGCACCGAAAAAATTGCCGCAAAGCTCGCCGAGCGCTTCCCCCAGGCGGTGGTTGGCATCCTTGACCGGGACACCGCCCGCACCCCCGCCCAGCTCATGGCCACCTTGGAGCGCTTTGCCCGCGGCGACATTCAGGTGCTCGTGGGCACGCAAATGGTCTCCAAGGGGCATCACTTCCCCAGGGTGACCCTTACCGCCGTCATTAACGCCGACAACCTTTTGGGCTTTCCCGACTTCCGAGGTGCCGAGCGGACCTTTCAGCTTTTGACCCAGGTGGCCGGCCGGGCCGGGCGGGGCGACAGACCCGGGTTGGTGGTGTTTCAAACCTACCATCCCGACCATTACGCCATTGCCGCTGCCGCTCAACACGACGTCAAGCGCTTCGTGGAGGGGGAGCTGGCCTACCGCAGGGCCTTTCGGTACCCCCCGTTTTACCGCCTGGCGTTGGTGCGCTTTGAGTCCACCCGAGAGGTGGCCGCCATCAAAGCGGCGGAGCAAGCGGCAAGAAACGTCCCGCGGGCGGCCGGTCTGCACCTCCTGGGGCCCACCTCAGCCCCCATCCCCCGCCTGCGGGGACGCTACCGCGTGCACTTCCTGCTCTTGGCCAGCCGTCGGCAGCTGCTGCGGCAGGCTCTCACGGCGGTCACCGGCAGCAAACTACCAGCGGGGGTGCGGCGCATTGTGGATGTGGACCCCTTAAGCACGGTGTGA
- a CDS encoding DegV family protein has protein sequence MARPTVLVVDPETHRRQELTQGLASFGYEVVAAGDEAEGRKFALGLGPQVVVADAKLGGFGDATILGEFAAESKPLLILLVETEAAAEEVPEEAYAVPTQGLTTKALLRKLRTVLVGKEVGLKADERLESLLGDESALAFFDLLPLLQRSVVTGRVLFAGGEVALEGGEVIAARLGPARGVKAFARLGRVGHGTYRVLLGLPGAEREIREDLLTLMATAIEDQHTFNELVSQFPGLEARVQVVMGPGFFATQFTTAQQQILGASQDSPSLRELLDRVPLLDGQVLAELVRLKELGFVAFAEPELKVRVVTDSTSDLPPEVAAQHHIQVVPVTVFLGEEIHKDGVDITPREFYRRLASEKDLHPRTNPPTPGEFLTAYRQVVEKSDVVSVHISEKMSQTVVHARQAITENRDKLEALAANRGLLQVEVVDSRAVSAALGTLAVFAARMAFRGLAPAEIRKRLEDMRERMHMIFVVDTLEYLARGGRIGKARALLGQMLGIKPILTVADGEVAPLDKVRGGRAAHPRVIELFKKRVDAAQPVVVAIAHAQAPVWADRLKNLIQDNFKVSELLECEIGPTVGTHVGPGTVGAVMFQPRPDEQPLIAPLPTS, from the coding sequence ATGGCACGGCCTACGGTTTTGGTGGTGGACCCGGAGACGCACCGCCGACAAGAACTAACGCAAGGGCTTGCGAGTTTCGGTTACGAAGTGGTGGCGGCTGGCGACGAGGCGGAGGGGCGGAAGTTCGCCCTCGGGCTTGGGCCTCAGGTGGTTGTTGCTGATGCCAAGCTGGGTGGCTTTGGCGACGCCACGATTTTGGGGGAGTTTGCAGCCGAGAGCAAACCGCTGCTCATCCTTCTGGTGGAGACCGAAGCGGCAGCGGAAGAGGTTCCCGAAGAAGCGTACGCAGTCCCCACCCAGGGCCTCACCACCAAAGCGCTGCTGCGGAAGCTGCGCACGGTGCTGGTGGGGAAAGAAGTGGGCCTGAAGGCCGACGAGCGGTTGGAGAGCCTGCTGGGCGACGAAAGCGCCCTGGCATTTTTCGACCTTTTGCCGCTGCTCCAGCGATCGGTGGTCACCGGGCGGGTGCTTTTTGCCGGCGGCGAAGTGGCGCTGGAGGGCGGTGAGGTAATTGCCGCGCGATTGGGACCAGCTCGGGGGGTGAAGGCCTTTGCCCGCTTAGGCAGGGTGGGGCACGGGACCTACCGGGTGCTTTTGGGCTTGCCCGGGGCGGAGCGGGAAATCCGCGAGGACCTTTTGACCCTCATGGCCACGGCCATTGAGGACCAGCACACGTTTAACGAGCTGGTGAGCCAGTTTCCCGGGTTGGAGGCACGGGTCCAGGTGGTGATGGGTCCCGGGTTTTTTGCCACCCAGTTCACCACTGCGCAGCAACAGATTCTGGGGGCCTCGCAAGACTCTCCGTCCTTGCGGGAGCTTCTGGATCGCGTACCGCTGTTGGACGGTCAGGTGCTGGCCGAGCTGGTTCGACTCAAGGAACTGGGCTTTGTGGCCTTTGCCGAGCCTGAGCTTAAAGTGCGGGTGGTCACTGACTCCACCTCCGATTTGCCCCCGGAAGTGGCAGCTCAGCACCACATCCAGGTGGTTCCCGTGACGGTGTTCCTGGGCGAGGAGATCCACAAGGACGGGGTGGACATTACGCCCCGGGAGTTTTACCGGCGGCTGGCCAGCGAAAAGGACCTCCACCCCCGCACCAATCCCCCAACTCCCGGGGAGTTCTTGACCGCCTACCGGCAGGTCGTAGAAAAAAGCGATGTGGTTTCCGTGCACATTTCCGAGAAGATGTCGCAAACTGTAGTGCATGCCCGGCAGGCGATCACCGAAAACCGCGACAAGCTCGAAGCCCTAGCGGCCAACCGCGGCCTTCTACAGGTGGAGGTGGTGGATTCCCGCGCTGTGAGCGCGGCCTTGGGGACCCTGGCGGTTTTTGCGGCGCGCATGGCCTTCCGGGGTTTGGCCCCGGCGGAAATTCGCAAGCGCCTGGAGGACATGCGCGAGCGCATGCACATGATCTTCGTGGTGGACACCCTGGAGTACCTGGCCCGCGGCGGACGGATTGGCAAGGCCCGGGCGCTTTTGGGGCAAATGCTGGGCATCAAGCCTATCCTTACCGTTGCCGATGGGGAGGTGGCCCCATTGGACAAGGTGCGTGGGGGCCGGGCGGCGCACCCGCGGGTCATCGAGCTATTCAAGAAGCGGGTGGACGCGGCGCAACCGGTGGTGGTGGCCATCGCCCACGCTCAGGCCCCAGTGTGGGCCGATCGGCTGAAGAACCTCATTCAGGATAACTTCAAAGTTTCCGAGCTGTTGGAATGCGAAATTGGCCCCACCGTAGGCACCCATGTGGGGCCCGGGACGGTGGGAGCGGTGATGTTCCAACCGCGTCCCGACGAGCAGCCCCTCATTGCTCCGCTGCCCACCTCGTAA
- the lhgO gene encoding L-2-hydroxyglutarate oxidase, producing MTREGDALVVVGAGIVGLATAYHLARSSALPVIVAEAEGRVARHQTGHNSGVIHSGLYYRPGSLKAQLCRKGREELLAFCQSHGIPFELCGKLVVATREEQIPALEELARRGEANGLEALRWVEGAEIPRYEPAARGVAALWVGDTGIVDFRQVAEVLAREVQQAGGELRLGFRVRQLASTGRGWRLNGPGGAMEARGVVVCAGLHADRLARQVGVGGGIRIVPFRGEYWELAAHRRHLVRNLIYPVPDPRFPFLGVHFTRRLDGRVEAGPNAVLAFAREGYRFSQVSLRDLAETLTFPGFWRLARRYWRTGLAEMRRSLSKACFCRALQELVPEIREEDLEGRGSGVRAQALDRQGQLLDDFAFGEAPRGLFVLNAPSPAATAALAIGRVIGDKALELVA from the coding sequence GTGACCAGGGAAGGCGATGCACTGGTGGTGGTGGGTGCGGGGATCGTGGGGCTGGCGACCGCCTACCATCTGGCCCGCAGCTCCGCCCTGCCCGTAATTGTGGCGGAAGCGGAAGGCAGGGTAGCGCGCCATCAAACCGGGCACAACTCGGGGGTCATCCACTCGGGTCTCTACTACCGTCCCGGATCCTTAAAGGCCCAGCTGTGCCGGAAGGGCAGGGAAGAGCTGCTGGCCTTTTGCCAATCTCACGGTATCCCGTTTGAGCTTTGCGGCAAGCTGGTGGTAGCCACCCGGGAGGAACAAATCCCGGCCCTGGAGGAGCTGGCCCGGCGGGGGGAAGCCAACGGTTTGGAGGCCTTGCGCTGGGTGGAGGGAGCGGAGATCCCCAGGTACGAACCTGCCGCTCGGGGTGTGGCGGCCCTTTGGGTGGGGGACACGGGGATTGTGGATTTCCGCCAGGTGGCCGAGGTCCTGGCCCGGGAGGTGCAGCAGGCTGGTGGCGAGCTGCGCCTGGGCTTCCGGGTGCGGCAGCTGGCGTCCACCGGCCGGGGCTGGCGGCTGAACGGCCCGGGTGGCGCCATGGAGGCCCGTGGGGTGGTGGTGTGTGCCGGTCTCCACGCCGACCGCTTGGCCCGGCAGGTGGGGGTGGGTGGTGGGATCAGGATCGTGCCTTTTCGCGGTGAGTACTGGGAATTGGCCGCCCACCGCCGGCATTTGGTGCGCAACTTGATTTACCCGGTTCCCGACCCCCGCTTTCCTTTCCTGGGCGTGCACTTTACCCGCCGCCTGGACGGCCGCGTGGAAGCCGGCCCCAACGCGGTGTTGGCCTTTGCCCGGGAAGGCTACCGCTTCTCGCAGGTTTCGCTGCGAGATCTGGCCGAAACCCTGACGTTTCCGGGCTTTTGGCGACTGGCCCGACGCTACTGGCGCACGGGATTAGCCGAAATGCGGCGCTCCCTTTCCAAGGCTTGCTTTTGTCGAGCGCTGCAAGAGCTGGTCCCGGAAATTCGTGAGGAGGACCTGGAGGGGCGCGGCTCAGGGGTGAGGGCCCAGGCTTTGGACCGGCAGGGCCAGCTGCTGGATGACTTTGCCTTTGGGGAGGCCCCCCGGGGGCTTTTCGTGCTCAACGCCCCTTCCCCCGCCGCCACCGCGGCCCTGGCCATTGGCAGGGTCATTGGTGACAAGGCCCTGGAGCTGGTGGCCTAG
- a CDS encoding GYD domain-containing protein → MPIFILLTKLAPESSQSAQARRAMGKEWLQKVKSLCPGVKFLAHYAILGPYDFMDIYEAPDAETAHKVSLISRAGGAVSAESWQALPYDRFLSVLEEVSKGA, encoded by the coding sequence ATGCCGATTTTCATTCTGCTGACCAAGCTCGCACCCGAGTCCAGCCAAAGTGCCCAGGCCCGCCGGGCCATGGGGAAAGAGTGGCTGCAAAAGGTCAAGAGCTTATGCCCTGGCGTGAAGTTCCTGGCTCACTACGCAATCCTCGGCCCTTACGATTTCATGGACATTTACGAAGCCCCCGACGCCGAAACCGCCCACAAGGTTTCCCTCATTTCCCGGGCCGGTGGGGCGGTTTCCGCCGAAAGCTGGCAAGCCCTCCCCTACGACCGCTTCCTCTCGGTGCTGGAAGAAGTAAGCAAGGGCGCTTGA
- a CDS encoding alanyl-tRNA editing protein, which yields MEQVPAFYRDPYLSRLQTRVIASGRDDRGVWIELADTIFYPEGGGQPADRGTVAGVPVVDVQKGPQGIRHYLQGEPPSGEVTLELDWQRRYDHMQQHTGQHLLSAIAEDRFGWKTTAFHLGAELCDVELDVPSLSPPQLAELEAWVAGEIRAARAVRVHYLEPEEVANLPKLRSRGLPEGHRGKVRLVEIEGVDVATCGGTHLANTAEIEALALVATEPMRGGTRVYFVAGNRLRRRLHAHEARNAALRKLLGAGDQELATVAEAKLAELAELARQLRRTQEELAVLLGEKLATSSERVVVFHREDAELTFLQRLARAFLEAQPQGVLLATAGKEGHGYFLLAANRPDIKQLGELVASELAGRGGGSGSIYQGKAAHLAQREQVKEKLAEAMSR from the coding sequence ATGGAACAGGTTCCCGCTTTTTACCGTGATCCTTACCTATCCCGGCTGCAAACCCGAGTGATCGCCAGCGGGCGCGATGATCGGGGTGTGTGGATCGAGCTGGCAGACACCATCTTTTACCCCGAAGGGGGTGGTCAGCCGGCGGATCGCGGCACGGTGGCCGGCGTTCCTGTGGTGGATGTGCAAAAGGGTCCCCAGGGGATTCGCCACTACCTGCAAGGGGAGCCCCCCTCGGGTGAGGTCACGCTGGAGCTGGACTGGCAGCGGCGCTACGACCATATGCAGCAGCACACCGGCCAGCACCTCCTTTCGGCCATTGCCGAAGACCGCTTTGGCTGGAAAACCACGGCGTTTCATTTGGGAGCCGAGCTTTGCGATGTGGAGCTGGATGTTCCTTCCTTGAGCCCGCCCCAGCTCGCCGAGCTGGAAGCCTGGGTGGCCGGGGAAATCCGTGCCGCCCGAGCGGTTCGCGTCCACTACCTGGAGCCGGAGGAGGTGGCGAACCTCCCCAAGCTCCGCAGCCGGGGTTTGCCGGAGGGCCACCGGGGCAAGGTGCGCTTGGTGGAAATCGAAGGGGTGGACGTGGCCACCTGCGGCGGCACACACCTGGCAAATACCGCGGAAATCGAAGCTCTTGCGCTGGTGGCTACCGAACCCATGCGCGGTGGAACCCGCGTTTACTTTGTGGCCGGGAACCGCTTGCGTCGCCGGCTGCACGCCCACGAGGCCCGCAACGCTGCCCTGCGCAAGCTGCTGGGCGCTGGCGACCAGGAGCTGGCGACGGTGGCCGAGGCCAAGCTGGCTGAGCTTGCGGAGCTGGCAAGGCAGCTGCGCCGCACGCAGGAAGAGCTGGCGGTCCTCTTAGGGGAAAAGCTGGCCACCAGCTCCGAGAGGGTGGTGGTCTTTCACCGGGAAGATGCGGAGCTGACCTTCCTGCAGCGGCTGGCCCGGGCTTTCCTGGAGGCCCAACCCCAGGGCGTTCTGCTGGCCACCGCTGGTAAGGAAGGCCACGGGTACTTCCTGCTGGCTGCCAACCGTCCGGACATCAAGCAACTCGGGGAGCTGGTTGCCAGCGAGCTGGCCGGCAGGGGGGGCGGCTCCGGCAGCATTTACCAGGGGAAAGCCGCCCACCTGGCCCAACGAGAACAGGTGAAAGAAAAGCTCGCCGAGGCCATGAGCCGCTAA